A stretch of Myxococcus hansupus DNA encodes these proteins:
- a CDS encoding NAD(P)H-binding protein: MTAPQGQTGARALVIGAAGNTGRHIVSRLTELGIPVRAATRQGKPTGHPLADAVRFDWAEATGHDAALEGVDRMYLIAPATDADPAALMLPFVERARAHGVRRAVLLSAAVVAEGTPGLGVVHQALRERMPEWAVLQPSWFMQNFVNPGHHLGAAILKDGRMVTATGKGRVGFVDARDIAEVAVRALTDARAHDTAHVITGPRALGYDDIADILTRVTGRPVRHHAVSTDEAQRFMEASGIPASYARFLAQLEDAIRKGVEDRVTDTVSRVTGREPRAFEAFARAHAESLTA, encoded by the coding sequence ATGACGGCGCCACAAGGACAGACGGGCGCACGCGCCCTCGTCATCGGGGCCGCGGGCAACACGGGACGGCACATCGTCTCGCGGCTCACGGAGCTGGGCATCCCCGTTCGCGCGGCGACACGCCAGGGCAAGCCGACAGGACATCCGCTCGCCGACGCCGTGCGCTTCGATTGGGCGGAGGCGACTGGCCATGACGCGGCGTTGGAGGGCGTGGACCGCATGTATCTGATTGCCCCGGCCACGGACGCGGACCCCGCCGCGCTCATGCTGCCTTTCGTCGAGCGCGCGCGGGCCCACGGCGTCCGCCGCGCCGTCCTCCTCAGCGCCGCCGTCGTCGCCGAGGGCACACCCGGGCTCGGGGTGGTGCATCAGGCGCTGCGTGAGCGCATGCCGGAGTGGGCGGTGCTCCAGCCGTCGTGGTTCATGCAGAACTTCGTCAATCCAGGCCATCACCTGGGCGCTGCCATCTTGAAGGACGGGCGGATGGTCACGGCGACGGGAAAAGGCCGCGTGGGCTTCGTGGATGCCCGGGACATCGCGGAGGTCGCCGTGCGGGCACTCACCGACGCGCGGGCCCATGACACCGCGCACGTCATCACGGGGCCGCGGGCCCTGGGGTACGACGACATCGCGGACATCCTCACCCGCGTCACGGGACGCCCGGTGCGACATCACGCCGTGAGCACGGATGAGGCCCAGCGCTTCATGGAGGCCTCGGGCATCCCCGCGTCCTACGCCCGGTTCCTCGCCCAACTCGAGGATGCGATACGCAAGGGCGTGGAGGACCGCGTGACAGACACGGTGTCACGTGTGACGGGGCGCGAACCACGTGCCTTCGAGGCCTTCGCGCGCGCCCACGCCGAATCCCTCACCGCGTGA
- a CDS encoding AraC family transcriptional regulator: protein MSKRPNAAARQADVVSEVLETMRFTTLLFGRFELGAPWAMRLPKKESAMFYVLAHGQARLRVDGVERPFHLSAGDVVLVPRGSGHVLDDGGRRTPAAQDFISAEALRGPVLAPRRLGGGGQVSTLITGCFRFSAGLQSPLLSTFPSAIHLSAREPEVAASLSSTVQLIAEESAARRQGSALVLGRLADVLLVQAFRARAAATVTEGAGLQALADPAIGAALGLMHGRLSEPWTVERLAASVGVSRSGFAARFHQLVGEPPLQYLARWRMTKAAQWLRETDDSLPQVAERVGYVSAVAFNKAFKRWHGVGPGGYRRAQQAARTVPSE, encoded by the coding sequence TTGTCCAAGCGTCCAAACGCGGCGGCCCGCCAGGCGGACGTCGTCTCCGAGGTCCTGGAGACGATGCGCTTCACCACGCTGCTCTTTGGCCGCTTCGAGCTGGGGGCGCCGTGGGCCATGCGGTTGCCGAAGAAGGAGAGCGCGATGTTCTACGTGCTGGCCCACGGGCAGGCGCGGCTCCGGGTGGACGGTGTGGAGCGTCCGTTCCACCTGTCCGCGGGCGATGTGGTGCTGGTGCCTCGGGGCTCGGGGCACGTGCTGGATGATGGCGGACGACGGACGCCCGCGGCCCAGGACTTCATCTCCGCCGAGGCGCTGCGAGGCCCGGTGTTGGCGCCCAGGCGGCTCGGTGGCGGCGGACAGGTCAGCACGCTCATCACGGGCTGCTTCCGGTTCAGCGCGGGACTCCAGAGCCCGTTGTTGTCCACGTTCCCTTCGGCCATCCATCTCTCCGCGCGGGAGCCGGAGGTGGCCGCGTCACTGTCCTCGACGGTGCAGCTCATCGCCGAGGAGAGCGCGGCACGCAGGCAGGGCAGCGCGCTGGTGTTGGGGCGGCTCGCGGATGTGCTGTTGGTCCAGGCGTTCCGTGCGCGCGCCGCTGCCACCGTCACGGAAGGCGCGGGCTTGCAGGCCCTGGCGGACCCCGCCATTGGCGCGGCGCTCGGGTTGATGCATGGGCGCCTGAGCGAGCCGTGGACGGTGGAGCGGCTGGCGGCCTCCGTGGGCGTGTCCCGTTCGGGGTTCGCGGCGCGGTTCCACCAACTCGTCGGCGAGCCACCGCTCCAGTACCTCGCGCGGTGGCGGATGACGAAGGCCGCGCAGTGGCTGCGCGAGACGGATGACAGCCTTCCCCAGGTGGCCGAGCGCGTGGGCTACGTCAGCGCCGTGGCGTTCAACAAGGCCTTCAAGCGCTGGCATGGCGTCGGGCCGGGCGGCTACCGGCGTGCGCAGCAGGCGGCCCGCACGGTTCCGTCGGAATAG
- a CDS encoding nuclear transport factor 2 family protein, with protein sequence MNPATPARDAGALMDAHLEWIATDIERWLGLFAEDAIVEFPYAPSIDMPDRLLGKEAIRQYFAETPKHFLGLVFSDVRRHPMASPDVAITEVHGSATIAATGRRYEQDYIMVLKAKDGRIIHYREYWDPIRGLQAFGGTENLQRLVNPS encoded by the coding sequence ATGAATCCAGCCACACCTGCTCGCGACGCGGGCGCGCTGATGGACGCCCACCTGGAATGGATTGCCACGGACATCGAACGCTGGCTCGGCCTCTTCGCCGAGGACGCCATCGTCGAGTTCCCCTATGCCCCCTCCATCGACATGCCAGACCGCCTGCTCGGCAAGGAGGCCATCCGCCAATACTTCGCGGAGACACCGAAGCACTTCCTGGGGCTCGTCTTCTCGGACGTCCGCCGCCACCCGATGGCCAGCCCGGACGTGGCCATCACAGAGGTGCATGGCTCCGCGACCATCGCCGCCACGGGCAGGCGGTACGAGCAGGACTACATCATGGTCCTGAAGGCGAAGGACGGACGCATCATCCACTACCGTGAATACTGGGACCCCATCCGGGGGCTTCAGGCCTTCGGCGGCACGGAGAATCTCCAGCGCCTGGTGAACCCGTCATGA